DNA sequence from the Pomacea canaliculata isolate SZHN2017 linkage group LG7, ASM307304v1, whole genome shotgun sequence genome:
CGCGACCTCCTGCCCACACTGGACACAGCTGACTGGCTGCTGTCCGGCATGATGCTGGCTATCATGATGCACGAGTTTCACGGGTGGGTCGCTGGGATGGCTGGGTACACCCTGAGAACCGAACTTCAGAACCACGTTGTCCATCTGTTCAGCCATCTCAACCTCCTTGAGCACGGCAGAGGGACATCGGAGGGGTCTGGTGAAACACTCCATCTGCCAGCCGGAGGGGACGATGCCATGTTTGCAGCTGGCGGCCCACAGATGAAGGTGAGGGACACGGGTGAGCAAGTTCTCACAGAACGCCTTGAAATGAGGCTTCCACACGGCTGGGAAATCCTGCACAGGTCCGCTTCTAAACAAATTTTTGGAAAGCTTTGAGCAAAAATATCAGGACAGTCATAAGAacgcgtctgtctgtctgtctgtctgtctgtctgtctgtctgtcactgtGGGCCTAATATCTAGAGATACAGGaagataataatgaaaaagaaatagaaaagacaAGCACACAACATTTATCTACAAAGAACTAGCTACCTGTGTATAAATATCAAACACAGGTAACAACTCCTGCTTTATCGTCCTCCACTTACACGTCATCAGGTCCCACATcgtcagcgatgacgtacaccTCTCCGTCCTTTGCTGCATCCGTCAACTCCTGTGTCGCCCTGTCAACGTCGGTGCCGCCTCGGAAGTTGTGCAGCAGCAGGTGCAGCTGACCGCACTCCTCCCCTGACTGCCGCATCCTCTCCAGCGCCTGCTGCAGCAGGTGGTGCAGCATGCAGCACGCTATGCGGCTGTGCTCCGCCGTGCCCATGACGTAGACGTCGTGGTTGTGCCGCAGCCACTCCAAcgccaccagcagcagcacgaCCGTCTTGCCGGTGCCTGGGGGACCAGCCAGGAACACTCGCAACGGGTCTGAGTGGATGAGGTTGACTTGTTCCGGAAACAACGTGAAGAGACCGTAGAGCGACCCTTCTAGGGTCATGGTCGTCATGGCCAGGCGAGGGGAAGACATGCAGGGCACTGCTACAGTCGCGGCTGGTCCACAAAACCTGAATAGGaactcttcatcatcatcatcatcatcatcatcatcatcatcatcatcagatcaACCCAATTCTAATGTTGACCATAAATTCAGTCTTTTCGTTCAGTTCAAAAATGAGCGAGTTATGTTATTGCAGGTAAGGTTTACACCTGGCAAGGTAATTCAGATAAGTTCTGATTATCACGTGAGGTCAGCCCATGCCGATAAGGGTCACAGTCATCGGACAGTTCAGCGGGTGTCGCTTAATGACGGCCTGTAAAAAAGGTTTACCTGGCCACAAGGGTCTTGTACATTTCTGGAGACATCTGCACTGACCCCGCCCTCGTCACGCATCGCTGCCACCAGTCCAACAACTTCTTCAAGGTTCCGTTACCCACGTGACCAGGTGTGTGCGGGGTCAGCAGGTGGTCGGCACAGAGACAACGACTAGTGATGTCATCTTCATCTGCTGCTCCCAAGCACTGAGACAACTCCTTGAAAGACACAAATACAGGAATTGGTATAAAGAAGTGTTTACAAAGTAGAATGGATCAGTATTGTCCAGACACGTGACAGTGTTTGAGTGTGATTGAGTAAATGAGTGTTAGTGacagtatgtctgtgtgtgcgcgcgcgctcatTAACGAGCAGGGAGCACGTGATCTTCAAAAAGTTGTTGCAAGATACTCCCTCACCTGTGTCAGCTCGGATTTTGTGTTGAGGATGTTCTTCAGCTGCTTAGAACTCAGGTTGGGAACGACAAGCACTTTGACAACGCGAACTCCCGGAAGGACGTCAGAGACGAGGTGAGCCAGCAGCGCCTCCTGCCTCCTCAGTTGAGTTACGGCCCTTGACAGTCTGTCGGCCACCTCTGCCTCCAACTCACTGTCCCAGGCCTCGCCCTGCCTGAGCCTACCACCTCGTGTGGCGTTAATCTTGAACAGAACAAGTCCGTAGAAGCGGTGGATCATCAGGAAGTCGCAGTCACCTTCCTTCCACTTCTTGGGGAGGGCGGGAGGAAGCTTTGAGGGTTGGGGCAGCAAGGCGGCAGCACAGGTGTAGCAGAACTCCTGCAGGCAGTCGCTAAACTGCAGGCGGCTGACGCCCACGAATATTTCCTTGTGCATCTCCGCCAGCTTCTGCATGCACACCAGCACGTGCTGCAGCGCCGCGTCGCTGGTGACGTCATCTCTGGCCTCGTTCTCGGGATGTCCGCACGGTTGAGGCGAAGCGCGAGGAGACGGTTGAGGAGAGACCCTTGGGGACGGCAGTGGAGACGGTTGAGGAGAGGGTCGTGGAGACGGGTGAGGAGAGGCTCGGGGAGACGGGTGGGGAGACACACCCAGAAAATTTGAGGGTATGGCTCCGTCCAGTAACTTGTCGCCCAGCTTCTGTCTCGTCTTCACCTCGCGCTGCACGGGTACAGCAGGTAAGAAATAG
Encoded proteins:
- the LOC112568376 gene encoding uncharacterized protein LOC112568376, which translates into the protein MSKEEGHLHGGHGPAAPGERGLCEDYWLAIPTALSDLLLSEGGRYMDEVKEHSGVTVTRKDAHSCVPHMENLVLSGSRNHIPEAVRFISQKAGIEKIIKEEAQTFWLRWLEKAYPELESRTYFLPAVPVQREVKTRQKLGDKLLDGAIPSNFLGVSPHPSPRASPHPSPRPSPQPSPLPSPRVSPQPSPRASPQPCGHPENEARDDVTSDAALQHVLVCMQKLAEMHKEIFVGVSRLQFSDCLQEFCYTCAAALLPQPSKLPPALPKKWKEGDCDFLMIHRFYGLVLFKINATRGGRLRQGEAWDSELEAEVADRLSRAVTQLRRQEALLAHLVSDVLPGVRVVKVLVVPNLSSKQLKNILNTKSELTQELSQCLGAADEDDITSRCLCADHLLTPHTPGHVGNGTLKKLLDWWQRCVTRAGSVQMSPEMYKTLVARFCGPAATVAVPCMSSPRLAMTTMTLEGSLYGLFTLFPEQVNLIHSDPLRVFLAGPPGTGKTVVLLLVALEWLRHNHDVYVMGTAEHSRIACCMLHHLLQQALERMRQSGEECGQLHLLLHNFRGGTDVDRATQELTDAAKDGEVYVIADDVGPDDVSGPVQDFPAVWKPHFKAFCENLLTRVPHLHLWAASCKHGIVPSGWQMECFTRPLRCPSAVLKEVEMAEQMDNVVLKFGSQGVPSHPSDPPVKLVHHDSQHHAGQQPVSCVQCGQEVASFLRGLMAASLDSPSDITDASGSCDTGSSPNALQFRDMVVLCLGRVTNTSGVMEGLRSQGLPVRMVETVQDMEDLATARSDVVWVSSGNLVRGIERKVVVCVRNEFPDRDKYNRLYPLSRCMSQLVLVVPYVSGLH